In Scyliorhinus torazame isolate Kashiwa2021f chromosome 26, sScyTor2.1, whole genome shotgun sequence, the following proteins share a genomic window:
- the LOC140403036 gene encoding lamin-A-like, which produces MQTPGQTRSSRSNTSTPLSPTKISRLQEKEDLQNLNDRLAVYIEKVRSLECENAGLRLRISESEEVTSREVVNIKAMYENELADARKTLDNVAKEKARMQLDLGKLREDHGELKNR; this is translated from the coding sequence ATGCAGACCCCAGGCCAGACGCGATCGAGCCGCTCCAACACCTCCACCCCGCTGAGCCCCACCAAGATCAGCCGCCTCCAGGAAAAGGAGGACCTGCAGAATCTCAATGACCGCCTGGCCGTCTACATCGAGAAGGTCCGCTCGCTCGAGTGCGAGAATGCCGGCCTGCGCCTCCGCATCTCCGAGTCCGAGGAGGTGACCAGCCGCGAGGTGGTCAACATCAAGGCCATGTACGAGAACGAGCTGGCCGACGCTCGGAAGACCCTGGACAACGTGGCCAAGGAGAAAGCGCGCATGCAGCTGGATCTGGGCAAGTTGCGCGAGGACCACGGCGAGCTGAAGAACCGGTAA